One window of Nocardioides dongkuii genomic DNA carries:
- a CDS encoding isochorismatase family protein, translating to MRALIVVDVQNDFCEGGSLPVAGGAQVAHDITRLLTAWAERLPDAPDYAHVVATKDHHIDPGDHWSRDPDFVTSWPVHCRVGTDGEAFHPNLDPQPFDAVFLKGEHAAAYSGFEGRTAAGVPLTDWLRDHGVTDVDVCGLATDHCVRATVLDAVREGFAVRLLPALCAGVAPATTEAALSEMLEAGVGVA from the coding sequence ATGCGCGCCCTGATCGTCGTCGACGTCCAGAACGACTTCTGCGAGGGCGGGTCGCTGCCGGTCGCCGGGGGTGCCCAGGTCGCCCACGACATCACCCGGCTGCTCACCGCGTGGGCCGAGCGGCTCCCGGACGCCCCCGACTACGCGCACGTCGTGGCCACCAAGGACCACCACATCGACCCGGGCGACCACTGGTCGCGTGACCCGGACTTCGTGACCTCCTGGCCGGTGCACTGCCGGGTCGGCACCGACGGCGAGGCGTTCCACCCCAACCTGGACCCGCAGCCGTTCGACGCCGTCTTCCTCAAGGGCGAGCACGCCGCGGCGTACTCCGGCTTCGAGGGGCGCACCGCCGCCGGCGTACCCCTCACCGACTGGCTGCGCGACCACGGCGTCACCGACGTCGACGTGTGCGGCCTCGCCACCGACCACTGCGTGCGGGCGACGGTGCTGGACGCGGTGCGGGAGGGGTTCGCGGTGCGGCTGCTGCCCGCGCTGTGCGCGGGCGTGGCGCCCGCGACCACCGAGGCCGCGCTCAGCGAGATGCTCGAGGCGGGCGTCGGTGTCGCCTGA
- a CDS encoding enoyl-CoA hydratase-related protein, whose amino-acid sequence MSPDPAPVPGLLVELRDGVLRLTLDRPDVLNAFSAEMAVGLASELERASARDEVRVVVLAGAGEAFSTGADLSGGDPFDEQTMDLANRMVRAVVACDKPVVAAVAGIAAGIGCSLALAADLQVAAESATFLLAFTRVGLMPDGGSSATVAAAVGRARAMRMALLAEPLPGRAAYDAGLVSHLAPDDQHADVVDRLARRLAGGPPLAFAATKRAINAATLAALEPALDREKSGQQLLMRTADVAEGIAAFLNRRRPDFRGH is encoded by the coding sequence GTGTCGCCTGACCCGGCCCCGGTGCCCGGGCTGCTGGTCGAGCTCCGCGACGGGGTGCTGCGGCTGACCCTGGACCGCCCCGACGTGCTGAACGCGTTCAGCGCCGAGATGGCCGTCGGGCTGGCCTCGGAGCTCGAGCGCGCGAGCGCCCGCGACGAGGTCCGCGTGGTGGTGCTGGCCGGCGCGGGCGAGGCGTTCTCGACCGGCGCCGACCTCTCCGGCGGCGACCCCTTCGACGAGCAGACCATGGACCTCGCCAACCGGATGGTGCGCGCGGTCGTCGCGTGCGACAAGCCGGTCGTCGCGGCGGTGGCCGGCATCGCGGCCGGGATCGGCTGCTCGCTCGCGCTGGCCGCCGACCTGCAGGTCGCGGCGGAGTCGGCGACGTTCCTCCTCGCGTTCACCCGCGTCGGCCTGATGCCCGACGGCGGCTCGTCGGCGACGGTCGCCGCGGCCGTCGGCCGGGCCCGCGCGATGCGGATGGCCCTGCTCGCCGAGCCGCTGCCCGGCCGCGCGGCGTACGACGCCGGGCTGGTCTCGCACCTGGCCCCCGACGACCAGCACGCCGACGTGGTCGACCGGCTCGCCCGCCGCCTCGCCGGCGGACCCCCGCTCGCGTTCGCCGCCACCAAGCGCGCGATCAACGCCGCCACCCTCGCCGCCCTCGAGCCCGCCCTGGACCGCGAGAAGTCCGGCCAGCAGCTCCTGATGCGCACCGCCGACGTCGCCGAGGGCATCGCCGCCTTCCTGAACCGCCGCCGCCCGGACTTCCGCGGCCACTGA
- a CDS encoding ArsR/SmtB family transcription factor encodes MAEDDDRQVLRAAAHPLRLRMLSLLTGTAMSAAEVARELGITHANASYHLRVLARAGEVVEAGEEKVRGGTAKRYRHEWDDRHREAGARPREIGLEVRTMGQELVRRVAERETGRGHSYFCDAELWVDEETWARALALVEEAGRLVHDAAQPPRTAGTRRTNLTVAAFGMTPGGTP; translated from the coding sequence ATGGCCGAGGACGACGACCGGCAGGTGCTGCGGGCGGCGGCGCACCCGCTGCGGCTGCGGATGCTGTCGCTGCTGACCGGTACGGCGATGAGCGCGGCGGAGGTGGCCCGCGAGCTGGGCATCACGCACGCGAACGCGTCGTACCACCTGCGGGTGCTGGCCCGCGCCGGCGAGGTGGTCGAGGCCGGCGAGGAGAAGGTGCGCGGCGGGACGGCCAAGCGCTACCGGCACGAGTGGGACGACCGGCACCGCGAGGCCGGCGCTCGCCCGCGCGAGATCGGACTCGAGGTGCGCACCATGGGCCAGGAGCTGGTACGCCGGGTCGCCGAGCGCGAGACCGGGCGCGGCCACAGCTACTTCTGCGACGCCGAGCTCTGGGTCGACGAGGAGACCTGGGCGCGCGCGCTCGCGCTCGTCGAGGAGGCCGGCCGCCTGGTGCACGACGCGGCGCAGCCGCCGCGGACGGCGGGCACCCGGCGTACCAACCTCACCGTCGCGGCCTTCGGGATGACCCCGGGCGGTACGCCGTGA
- a CDS encoding MFS transporter has product MSRPPVLAPLRGQNFRWYFLARTVNMVGSTMASVALAFAVLEVSDSPSALGTVLAAMSIPMVVFLLVGGVVADRFGRTLVIQTSNVVSGLCQLAIASLVLSGHAQVWQLVCLAAVIGTSSAMSFPALASVLPQLVPREQLQQANVLISMMRGTLTVIGPSVAGILVVTVGPGWALVVDGVTYLVAATLLLRVRIPAPVRRDEQPSMLVELREGWTVFRSTTWLWVVVLAFMALNAIHSGAIFTLGPVLAKQSDIGERGWGLILSAEAVGLLAMTLVMARVRLERPLLYGMVGIGALALPMIALGLHPQVVVVMAAMVLAGAGTEIFNLGWNLAMQEHIPDDLLTRAYSYDALGSFVAIPVGQLLFGPLGVLFGVQRVILVGGIVYAVITALALTSRSVRSLQRVSTTSAPVSR; this is encoded by the coding sequence GTGAGCCGCCCGCCCGTGCTCGCCCCACTGCGCGGGCAGAACTTCCGCTGGTACTTCCTGGCGCGCACGGTCAACATGGTCGGCAGCACGATGGCCAGCGTCGCGCTCGCCTTCGCCGTGCTCGAGGTGAGCGACTCCCCCAGCGCGCTGGGCACGGTGCTGGCCGCGATGAGCATCCCGATGGTGGTGTTCCTGCTCGTCGGCGGCGTCGTGGCCGACCGGTTCGGCCGCACGCTCGTGATCCAGACGTCCAACGTCGTCTCCGGCCTGTGCCAGCTGGCAATCGCCTCGCTGGTGCTCAGCGGCCACGCCCAGGTCTGGCAGCTGGTGTGCCTCGCCGCGGTCATCGGCACGTCGTCGGCGATGAGCTTCCCCGCCCTGGCCAGCGTGCTGCCGCAGCTCGTCCCGCGCGAGCAGCTGCAGCAGGCCAACGTGCTGATCTCGATGATGCGCGGGACGCTCACGGTCATCGGCCCGTCGGTCGCGGGCATCCTCGTGGTCACGGTGGGGCCGGGCTGGGCGCTGGTCGTCGACGGCGTGACCTACCTGGTCGCCGCGACGCTCCTGCTGCGGGTGCGGATCCCCGCGCCGGTACGCCGGGACGAGCAGCCCTCGATGCTGGTCGAGCTCCGTGAGGGCTGGACGGTCTTCCGCTCGACCACCTGGCTCTGGGTCGTCGTGCTCGCGTTCATGGCCCTCAACGCGATCCACTCCGGCGCGATCTTCACGCTCGGGCCGGTCCTCGCCAAGCAGAGCGACATCGGCGAGCGCGGCTGGGGCCTCATCCTGTCGGCCGAGGCGGTGGGGCTGCTGGCGATGACGCTGGTCATGGCGCGCGTGCGCCTCGAGCGACCGCTGCTCTACGGGATGGTCGGGATCGGCGCGCTCGCCCTGCCGATGATCGCGCTGGGGCTGCACCCCCAGGTCGTCGTGGTGATGGCCGCCATGGTCCTGGCCGGCGCCGGCACCGAGATCTTCAACCTGGGCTGGAACCTCGCCATGCAGGAGCACATCCCCGACGACCTGCTGACGCGCGCCTACTCCTACGACGCCCTGGGATCGTTCGTCGCGATCCCCGTGGGGCAGCTGCTGTTCGGGCCGCTCGGGGTGCTCTTCGGCGTACAGCGGGTGATCCTCGTGGGCGGCATCGTCTACGCCGTGATCACCGCCCTCGCCCTGACGTCGAGGTCCGTGCGCAGCCTGCAGCGGGTCAGCACCACTTCTGCGCCAGTGTCGAGATGA
- a CDS encoding DUF1697 domain-containing protein, whose translation MATWIGFLRAINLGAKRKFPKAAIVEAVQDAGFTDVATHINTGNVRFDTSMRSRARIEAALEESFLATAGFEVPTICFTQAELREIAERAESFGHGGRHYVSLLKGEPSADAVRLLEERSTAEEVAKVSGRAVHLLLGENYHEARLTNATVEKALGVSTNRNLTVISTLAQKWC comes from the coding sequence GTGGCGACCTGGATCGGGTTCCTGAGGGCGATCAACCTCGGGGCGAAGCGGAAGTTCCCCAAGGCGGCGATCGTCGAGGCGGTGCAGGACGCCGGATTCACCGACGTGGCGACCCACATCAACACCGGCAACGTCCGGTTCGACACCTCGATGCGGTCCCGCGCGCGGATCGAGGCGGCGCTGGAGGAGTCGTTCCTGGCCACGGCCGGGTTCGAGGTGCCGACGATCTGCTTCACGCAGGCCGAGCTGCGCGAGATCGCGGAGCGGGCGGAGTCCTTCGGGCACGGCGGCCGGCACTACGTCTCGCTGCTCAAGGGCGAGCCGTCCGCGGACGCCGTACGCCTGCTGGAGGAGCGGAGCACCGCCGAGGAGGTCGCGAAGGTCAGCGGCCGGGCCGTGCACCTGCTGCTGGGGGAGAACTACCACGAGGCGCGGCTGACCAACGCGACGGTGGAGAAGGCGCTCGGCGTCTCGACCAACCGCAACCTCACGGTCATCTCGACACTGGCGCAGAAGTGGTGCTGA
- the hppD gene encoding 4-hydroxyphenylpyruvate dioxygenase produces MTLTPDELKADLTLEQLRQLVGLVEYDASRDPFPVTAMDSVGFVVGNATQAASFYQLAMGMELVAYRGPETGTRDSKSYVLRSGSVRFVLTGGVTPDSPVLDHHRKHGDGVVDLALEVPDVDTCVAHARAMGATVLVEPHDESDEHGTVRLAAIATYGETRHTLVDRSAYTGPYLPGYVERRSTVTRREGHPTRLFQAIDHCVGNVELGRMDEWVGFYNKVMGFTNMAEFIGDDIATDYSALMSKVVASGNHRVKFPLNEPAIAKKKSQIDEYLEFYDGAGCQHIALATNDILRTVDVMRDNGVEFLDTPDSYYDDPALRARIGEVRAPIEELKKRGILVDRDEDGYLLQIFTKPMGDRPTVFYELIERHGSLGFGKGNFRALFEAIEREQEARGNL; encoded by the coding sequence ATGACCCTGACCCCGGACGAGCTCAAGGCCGACCTGACCCTCGAGCAGCTGCGCCAGCTGGTCGGGCTGGTGGAGTACGACGCCAGCCGCGACCCGTTCCCCGTCACCGCGATGGACTCGGTGGGCTTCGTCGTGGGCAACGCGACCCAGGCCGCGAGCTTCTACCAGCTGGCGATGGGCATGGAGCTGGTCGCCTACCGCGGCCCGGAGACCGGCACCCGCGACTCCAAGTCCTACGTGCTGCGCTCCGGCAGCGTTCGGTTCGTGCTCACCGGCGGCGTGACACCCGACAGCCCGGTCCTCGACCACCACCGCAAGCACGGCGACGGCGTCGTCGACCTGGCGCTGGAGGTGCCGGACGTCGACACCTGCGTCGCGCACGCCCGGGCGATGGGCGCGACGGTCCTGGTCGAGCCGCACGACGAGTCCGACGAGCACGGGACCGTCCGGCTGGCCGCGATCGCGACGTACGGCGAGACCCGGCACACCCTCGTCGACCGGTCGGCGTACACCGGCCCCTACCTGCCGGGGTACGTCGAGCGCCGCTCGACCGTCACCCGCCGCGAGGGCCACCCGACCCGGCTGTTCCAGGCGATCGACCACTGCGTCGGCAACGTCGAGCTCGGGCGGATGGACGAGTGGGTGGGGTTCTACAACAAGGTCATGGGCTTCACGAACATGGCGGAGTTCATCGGCGACGACATCGCGACCGACTACTCCGCGCTGATGTCGAAGGTCGTCGCGAGCGGCAACCACCGGGTGAAGTTCCCGCTGAACGAGCCGGCGATCGCCAAGAAGAAGTCGCAGATCGACGAGTACCTGGAGTTCTACGACGGCGCCGGCTGCCAGCACATCGCGCTCGCGACCAACGACATCCTGCGGACCGTCGACGTGATGCGCGACAACGGCGTGGAGTTCCTCGACACCCCGGACTCCTACTACGACGACCCGGCGCTGCGGGCCCGGATCGGCGAGGTGCGCGCCCCGATCGAGGAGCTGAAGAAGCGCGGCATCCTCGTCGACCGCGACGAGGACGGCTACCTGCTGCAGATCTTCACCAAGCCGATGGGGGACCGGCCCACGGTCTTCTACGAGCTCATCGAGCGGCACGGCTCGCTCGGCTTCGGCAAGGGCAACTTCAGGGCGCTCTTCGAGGCGATCGAGCGCGAGCAGGAGGCGCGCGGGAACCTGTGA
- a CDS encoding Lrp/AsnC family transcriptional regulator gives MDDLDASLLELFAAEPRVGVLEASRRLGVARGTVQARLDRLAATGVVTGWGPELSPAALGFPVTAFLTLEIRQDPALGGGHDAVGAHLAAVPEVLEAHTITGAGDLWVRVVARSNADLQRVIDLVLSEPAIVRSSTVIALATQVGHRVLPLARAAREGS, from the coding sequence GTGGACGATCTGGACGCCTCGCTGCTGGAGCTGTTCGCCGCCGAGCCCCGGGTCGGCGTCCTCGAGGCGTCGCGGCGGCTCGGCGTGGCCCGCGGCACCGTGCAGGCCCGGCTGGACCGGCTCGCGGCGACCGGCGTGGTGACCGGCTGGGGCCCGGAGCTCTCCCCCGCCGCGCTGGGGTTCCCGGTGACCGCGTTCCTGACCCTCGAGATCCGTCAGGACCCCGCGCTCGGCGGCGGGCACGACGCGGTCGGCGCCCACCTCGCGGCCGTCCCGGAGGTGCTCGAGGCGCACACGATCACCGGCGCCGGCGACCTGTGGGTGCGCGTGGTCGCGCGCAGCAACGCCGACCTCCAGCGGGTCATCGACCTGGTCCTCTCGGAGCCGGCGATCGTGCGCTCCTCGACCGTCATCGCGCTCGCCACCCAGGTCGGGCACCGGGTGCTGCCGCTGGCGCGGGCGGCCCGGGAGGGGTCCTAG
- a CDS encoding IclR family transcriptional regulator produces the protein MAAETSQTLDRGLRVLEVLSDAPGGLTVTELAGRLGVNRTVVYRLVSTLEQHALVRKDARGRLHVGLGVLHLASAVQPALRDVAVPVLRRLAEEVGCTAHLTVADGEEALALAVVEPSWTDYHVSYRVGSRHPLGQGAAGKAILAGRDRGREGPAYVATTGELQPGARGVAAPMRGLRGFEASVGIVTLGDLDDAAGVGGRVLAAADELSGRLS, from the coding sequence ATGGCGGCGGAGACCTCGCAGACCCTCGATCGCGGACTCCGTGTGCTGGAGGTGCTCTCCGACGCGCCGGGCGGGCTGACCGTCACCGAGCTGGCCGGCCGGCTCGGGGTCAACCGCACCGTGGTCTACCGCCTGGTCAGCACGCTCGAGCAGCACGCGCTGGTCCGCAAGGACGCCCGCGGCCGGCTGCACGTCGGGCTCGGCGTCCTGCACCTCGCCTCGGCGGTCCAGCCGGCGCTGCGCGACGTCGCGGTCCCGGTGCTGCGGCGGCTCGCCGAGGAGGTCGGCTGCACGGCCCACCTCACGGTCGCCGACGGCGAGGAGGCGCTCGCGCTGGCCGTCGTCGAGCCGTCCTGGACCGACTACCACGTCAGCTACCGGGTCGGGTCCCGGCACCCGCTCGGCCAGGGCGCGGCGGGCAAGGCCATCCTCGCCGGGCGCGACCGCGGCCGCGAGGGGCCGGCGTACGTCGCGACGACGGGGGAGCTGCAGCCCGGGGCCCGGGGCGTGGCCGCGCCGATGCGCGGCCTGCGGGGGTTCGAGGCGAGCGTCGGGATCGTCACGCTCGGGGATCTCGATGACGCCGCGGGGGTGGGCGGCCGGGTGCTGGCCGCCGCCGACGAGCTCAGCGGCCGGCTCTCCTAG